From the Cryptomeria japonica chromosome 2, Sugi_1.0, whole genome shotgun sequence genome, one window contains:
- the LOC131075374 gene encoding protein DETOXIFICATION 16 isoform X2, producing the protein MERGDSIRGHGHENDLLEPLIVKEEAVVFRDEQNEWKCSKALVWEEVKKQCWIAGPMVSVNLLQYSLRMISVMLVGHLGELALSSASIATSFANVSGFNLLIGMGSALETLCGQAYGAKQYHLLGIHLQRAIFVLFCVSIPVAVVWAYMGNILTACGQDPLISFEAGEFARWMIPSLFAYAVLLPLIRYLQTQSIVFPMMLCSAITLCFHVPICWALVFKTGLGNKGAALANSISNWVNVALVLLYVKISTELKRTWTSFTREALHDIKDFLKLAIPSSLMICLEYWSFEMLILLSGLLPNPKLETSVLSICLNTMALAYMVPSGFAAAASTRVSNELGAGRSQAARLVVYVVFFMTIMEALIVGSLLFSIRNVWGYAYSNEKEVIDYVASMIPLLAAGSILDAIQGTLSGIARGCGWQKIGAYANLGAYYLVAIPIAVILAFVLHVGGKGLWLGITCGLFVQTVLLFLITLCTDWEQQARNARERVFTSVLPEVTDRNNKAWSIGPLKCLFSCQVCCPIQNLRHQFFQYALTLWF; encoded by the exons ATGGAGAGAGGTGATTCAATTCGTGGCCATGGGCATGAGAATGATTTGCTGGAGCCACTTATAGTCAAGGAGGAAGCAGTTGTATTTAGAGATGAGCAGAATGAATGGAAGTGCAGTAAAGCTCTAGTATGGGAAGAAGTAAAGAAACAATGCTGGATAGCAGGGCCTATGGTGTCAGTGAATTTGTTACAGTACAGCTTGCGGATGATATCTGTTATGCTGGTGGGGCATTTAGGGGAGCTTGCTCTCTCTAGTGCATCTATTGCTACTTCCTTTGCAAATGTCTCTGGTTTCAATCTACTG ATAGGAATGGGAAGTGCTTTAGAAACACTATGTGGACAGGCCTATGGGGCAAAGCAATACCATCTGCTTGGGATTCATCTGCAGAGAGcaatttttgttcttttttgtGTAAGCATACCGGTGGCTGTGGTGTGGGCATATATGGGCAACATTCTAACTGCATGTGGGCAAGACCCTTTAATATCTTTTGAAGCAGGGGAATTTGCCAGATGGATGATTCCTAGTCTGTTTGCTTATGCAGTTCTTCTACCCCTTATAAGATATCTCCAGACACAAAGCATTGTCTTTCCCATGATGCTATGCTCCGCAATTACTTTGTGTTTCCATGTTCCCATCTGCTGGGCTCTGGTATTTAAAACCGGTTTAGGTAATAAAGGGGCTGCCTTGGCAAACAGCATTTCCAACTGGGTCAATGTGGCACTTGTTTTACTATATGTTAAAATTTCAACTGAATTGAAGAGGACATGGACGTCCTTTACAAGGGAGGCTTTGCATGATATTAAAGATTTTCTCAAGCTTGCAATTCCATCTTCACTGATGATCTG CTTGGAGTATTGGTCATTTGAAATGCTTATTCTTTTGTCAGGCCTGCTGCCCAATCCAAAACTTGAGACATCAGTTCTTTCAATCTG CCTTAACACTATGGCCCTAGCCTATATGGTTCCCTCTGGTTTTGCTGCTGCTGCAAG TACACGAGTTTCAAATGAACTGGGAGCTGGACGCTCACAAGCTGCCCGTTTGGTAGTGTATGTAGTGTTCTTTATGACAATCATGGAGGCACTCATCGTAGGATCTCTTTTATTCTCTATACGAAATGTATGGGGCTATGCTTACAGCAATGAAAAGGAGGTCATTGATTATGTTGCAAGCATGATCCCTCTACTGGCAGCTGGCTCAATTTTGGATGCAATTCAAGGCACTCTTTCAG GCATTGCTAGAGGATGTGGGTGGCAAAAAATTGGTGCTTATGCCAATCTTGGAGCATACTATCTGGTTGCCATTCCTATAGCTGTCATTTTGGCCTTTGTACTGCATGTTGGTGGCAAG GGACTCTGGCTTGGAATTACCTGTGGCCTTTTTGTACAAACAGTTTTACTGTTCCTGATAACTTTATGTACAGACTGGGAACAACAA GCAAGAAATGCAAGAGAAAGAGTATTTACATCAGTATTACCCGAGGTTACTGATAGAAATAATAAAG
- the LOC131075374 gene encoding protein DETOXIFICATION 16 isoform X4 — MERGDSIRGHGHENDLLEPLIVKEEAVVFRDEQNEWKCSKALVWEEVKKQCWIAGPMVSVNLLQYSLRMISVMLVGHLGELALSSASIATSFANVSGFNLLIGMGSALETLCGQAYGAKQYHLLGIHLQRAIFVLFCVSIPVAVVWAYMGNILTACGQDPLISFEAGEFARWMIPSLFAYAVLLPLIRYLQTQSIVFPMMLCSAITLCFHVPICWALVFKTGLGNKGAALANSISNWVNVALVLLYVKISTELKRTWTSFTREALHDIKDFLKLAIPSSLMICLEYWSFEMLILLSGLLPNPKLETSVLSICLNTMALAYMVPSGFAAAASTRVSNELGAGRSQAARLVVYVVFFMTIMEALIVGSLLFSIRNVWGYAYSNEKEVIDYVASMIPLLAAGSILDAIQGTLSGIARGCGWQKIGAYANLGAYYLVAIPIAVILAFVLHVGGKGLWLGITCGLFVQTVLLFLITLCTDWEQQARNARERVFTSVLPEVTDRNNKG; from the exons ATGGAGAGAGGTGATTCAATTCGTGGCCATGGGCATGAGAATGATTTGCTGGAGCCACTTATAGTCAAGGAGGAAGCAGTTGTATTTAGAGATGAGCAGAATGAATGGAAGTGCAGTAAAGCTCTAGTATGGGAAGAAGTAAAGAAACAATGCTGGATAGCAGGGCCTATGGTGTCAGTGAATTTGTTACAGTACAGCTTGCGGATGATATCTGTTATGCTGGTGGGGCATTTAGGGGAGCTTGCTCTCTCTAGTGCATCTATTGCTACTTCCTTTGCAAATGTCTCTGGTTTCAATCTACTG ATAGGAATGGGAAGTGCTTTAGAAACACTATGTGGACAGGCCTATGGGGCAAAGCAATACCATCTGCTTGGGATTCATCTGCAGAGAGcaatttttgttcttttttgtGTAAGCATACCGGTGGCTGTGGTGTGGGCATATATGGGCAACATTCTAACTGCATGTGGGCAAGACCCTTTAATATCTTTTGAAGCAGGGGAATTTGCCAGATGGATGATTCCTAGTCTGTTTGCTTATGCAGTTCTTCTACCCCTTATAAGATATCTCCAGACACAAAGCATTGTCTTTCCCATGATGCTATGCTCCGCAATTACTTTGTGTTTCCATGTTCCCATCTGCTGGGCTCTGGTATTTAAAACCGGTTTAGGTAATAAAGGGGCTGCCTTGGCAAACAGCATTTCCAACTGGGTCAATGTGGCACTTGTTTTACTATATGTTAAAATTTCAACTGAATTGAAGAGGACATGGACGTCCTTTACAAGGGAGGCTTTGCATGATATTAAAGATTTTCTCAAGCTTGCAATTCCATCTTCACTGATGATCTG CTTGGAGTATTGGTCATTTGAAATGCTTATTCTTTTGTCAGGCCTGCTGCCCAATCCAAAACTTGAGACATCAGTTCTTTCAATCTG CCTTAACACTATGGCCCTAGCCTATATGGTTCCCTCTGGTTTTGCTGCTGCTGCAAG TACACGAGTTTCAAATGAACTGGGAGCTGGACGCTCACAAGCTGCCCGTTTGGTAGTGTATGTAGTGTTCTTTATGACAATCATGGAGGCACTCATCGTAGGATCTCTTTTATTCTCTATACGAAATGTATGGGGCTATGCTTACAGCAATGAAAAGGAGGTCATTGATTATGTTGCAAGCATGATCCCTCTACTGGCAGCTGGCTCAATTTTGGATGCAATTCAAGGCACTCTTTCAG GCATTGCTAGAGGATGTGGGTGGCAAAAAATTGGTGCTTATGCCAATCTTGGAGCATACTATCTGGTTGCCATTCCTATAGCTGTCATTTTGGCCTTTGTACTGCATGTTGGTGGCAAG GGACTCTGGCTTGGAATTACCTGTGGCCTTTTTGTACAAACAGTTTTACTGTTCCTGATAACTTTATGTACAGACTGGGAACAACAA GCAAGAAATGCAAGAGAAAGAGTATTTACATCAGTATTACCCGAGGTTACTGATAGAAATAATAAAG GATGA